One region of Sphingomonas abietis genomic DNA includes:
- a CDS encoding cation diffusion facilitator family transporter, with translation MTDESPHGENKFVLLAALAANLGIAVAKFVAAGITGSAAMLTEGFHSVVDSLNQILLLYGQKRAARPADAEHPAGYGRELYFWSFVVAILIFATGAGLSVYEGIAHLRAPEPPQDATVAYIVLILSLLLEGGSWWAAMRAFAKGKGDQGWWQAIRRSKDPPAFIVLFEDSAAMAGLVIAGVGIWLSDVTDDGRWDGAASIAIGIVLGVVAILLARESKGLLIGERASPELIEAIRSGIAARPEVSGVGQVVTLHLGPRSVFVGADVDFVDAVPAGAVEVMIAEVEAALRRDWPEIGSLYIKPKSMVNAAI, from the coding sequence ATGACCGACGAGTCTCCCCACGGCGAAAACAAATTCGTTCTGCTGGCGGCGCTCGCCGCCAATCTCGGCATCGCTGTCGCCAAGTTCGTCGCCGCCGGGATCACCGGATCCGCCGCGATGCTGACCGAGGGCTTCCACTCGGTCGTCGACAGCCTCAACCAGATTCTCCTTCTCTACGGCCAGAAGCGCGCCGCGCGGCCCGCCGATGCCGAGCATCCCGCCGGCTATGGCCGCGAGCTCTATTTCTGGAGCTTCGTGGTCGCGATCCTGATCTTCGCGACCGGCGCCGGTCTCTCCGTCTACGAAGGCATCGCCCATCTGCGCGCGCCCGAGCCGCCGCAGGATGCCACCGTCGCCTATATCGTCCTGATCCTGTCGCTGCTGCTGGAAGGCGGCAGCTGGTGGGCGGCGATGCGCGCCTTCGCCAAGGGCAAGGGCGATCAGGGCTGGTGGCAGGCGATCCGGCGCTCGAAGGATCCGCCGGCCTTCATCGTGCTGTTCGAGGATTCGGCGGCGATGGCGGGCCTGGTGATCGCCGGTGTCGGGATCTGGCTGAGTGATGTCACCGACGATGGCCGATGGGATGGCGCCGCTTCGATCGCGATCGGAATCGTGCTGGGCGTCGTCGCCATCCTGCTCGCCCGCGAATCCAAGGGGCTGCTGATCGGCGAGCGCGCGTCGCCCGAACTGATCGAGGCGATTCGATCGGGGATCGCCGCGCGGCCGGAGGTGAGTGGCGTCGGGCAGGTGGTGACGCTGCACCTCGGCCCACGCTCGGTGTTCGTCGGTGCGGACGTCGATTTCGTCGATGCGGTGCCGGCCGGCGCGGTGGAGGTGATGATCGCGGAAGTGGAGGCGGCGCTCCGTAGGGACTGGCCGGAGATCGGATCGCTGTATATCAAACCCAAATCTATGGTTAACGCCGCAATCTGA
- a CDS encoding alpha/beta fold hydrolase, producing MRRALFAVLLAFPIIAASPAPKVAPATATIAAPASKERGLPLRPRSDATLAAPVAPHSYGPRLEGFDYPFPVHEYRTMAQGQSVEMAYMELAPAKPNGRTVVLLHGKNFCGATWGDTARVLAAAGYRVIVPDQIGFCKSSKPAGFQYSLYGMATMTADLLRSRGVTRATLVGHSMGGLIAMRLSMAQPQLIDQMVLVDPLGLADQMAQGVPYIDIDKAADLERKRTLASMKAHQQTYYYHGVWRRDYDRWVDMQAGLYEGPGRDAVIDAQARTTEMIETQPLAYEFNRITVPTILMIGTLDHNVFGKSWAPPEIAGQLPEASTLGDKAASRMRQARFVPLPGLGHVPQVEDPARFQVALIQALSGALD from the coding sequence TTGCGCCGCGCCCTGTTCGCCGTCCTCCTCGCTTTCCCCATCATCGCCGCCTCGCCGGCGCCCAAGGTTGCTCCGGCGACGGCGACGATCGCCGCACCCGCATCGAAGGAGCGGGGGCTCCCGCTTCGGCCGAGGTCCGATGCCACGCTCGCGGCGCCTGTCGCCCCGCACAGCTATGGTCCGCGGCTCGAGGGCTTCGACTACCCGTTCCCGGTGCATGAATATCGGACGATGGCGCAGGGCCAGTCGGTCGAGATGGCCTATATGGAATTGGCGCCGGCCAAGCCCAACGGACGCACCGTCGTGCTGCTCCACGGCAAGAATTTCTGCGGCGCGACCTGGGGCGATACGGCGCGGGTGCTGGCGGCGGCGGGTTATCGGGTGATCGTGCCGGACCAGATCGGCTTCTGCAAATCCTCCAAGCCCGCCGGTTTCCAATATAGCCTCTATGGCATGGCGACGATGACCGCCGATCTGCTGCGCTCGCGCGGGGTGACCAGGGCGACGCTGGTCGGCCACTCGATGGGCGGGCTGATCGCGATGCGGCTGTCGATGGCGCAGCCGCAGCTGATCGATCAGATGGTGCTGGTCGATCCGCTCGGCCTGGCCGACCAGATGGCGCAGGGCGTGCCCTATATCGATATCGACAAGGCGGCCGATCTGGAGCGCAAGCGGACGCTCGCCTCGATGAAAGCGCATCAGCAGACCTATTATTATCACGGGGTCTGGCGCCGCGATTATGATCGCTGGGTCGATATGCAGGCGGGTCTTTATGAGGGCCCGGGCCGGGACGCGGTGATCGACGCGCAGGCGCGCACCACCGAGATGATCGAGACCCAGCCGCTGGCCTATGAATTCAACCGGATCACCGTGCCGACGATCCTGATGATCGGCACGCTCGACCATAATGTCTTCGGCAAGAGCTGGGCGCCGCCGGAGATCGCCGGCCAGCTGCCGGAAGCGTCGACGCTGGGGGACAAGGCGGCGTCGCGGATGCGGCAGGCGCGGTTCGTGCCGCTGCCGGGGCTGGGCCATGTGCCGCAGGTCGAGGATCCGGCGCGCTTCCAGGTGGCGCTGATTCAGGCGCTGTCGGGGGCGCTGGACTAG